A segment of the Thermococcus sp. genome:
TAGCCGTGGACGCTACCTGACAGGAATATCGGGTTGAGATAAATCAGCTTAACACCTAGGGAGCTTAGGTAGTTGAGTTTGTCCGTTATTCCCGCTATGTCCCCCCCGAAGTACTGGTGGCAGCAGTTAAGGGGTGTTATTGGATCACTCCAGTTTGAGAGGAGGGGTCTCTCGTTGCTCATCTCGTTCAGCCACAGCTCGTCACTCTGCAGGGCAAAGACATCGTTGCTCTTGTTTCCGTTGTAGAAGCGGTCGGGGAATATCTGGTATCCTACGGCCTTACTAACCCACTGAACCTGGGGGAACCTGTCAACGCCGTCAAAGGAAAAGAACGGCTCCGCGGAGTTGTTCAACAGGAGCACATCGCTTCCCTTCCGTTCGATCCTGAAGTAATACTTAAAAGGTTTCACGACGGGCACCTCTGCCCTCCACATCTCTCCAGAGCTCCACCAGAGCTGTTTTTCCATTTTAAATTCACCGAAGGACGTTACAAGGGTCGCCGAGCTTATCTCACCCGGCGTCACCTTAAATCTAATGACCGTTCTGTTATCTGCTACTGAAAGGTACGCCGGGTTTGAGGGGTCGTAGTCCAAGTTCAGGCCTCTTTCACCCCTGACTATTTTAACGGCGTTCTTTCCACCGTATCCATCGGCAACGTAGGAATCGGCGGTTGGATCAACCTTTGACATGTCTTTTACCCATTTCCCGTCTATGAAGAACTTGTACTGGTACTTCCCTGGAGGCAGGCAGATTTCGAGGATCCAGGAGCCGTCGGCCATCTTCTTCATGTGCCACTCCTTCCAGTCGTTGAAGGTTCCCCTAACGCTTACGGATGTCACGTTGGTGCCATTGGAATGGTAGGTAAAGGTCACCCTCACCTGTCCGGGCGGGCATGCCCCCTGAAGAACCTCACCAAGGTACAGGGTCGTGTGGTTCCCTGAGGGAAGTTTGAGCGTCCTGTACCTGAGGGACGCGGAGCTTAAAGGGCTATTTCCATGACCTGAAGTCGATGTGCTCCCTCCCTGGAGACAGCCTGTGGCTATGGTGCTCATGAACAAGAGCAGTAAAACGAGAGCCGCAAACGCCTTTTTTACCAACTGTATCACCAGGGGTGTTATGTCATATTCCACATATTAAGTTTTTGCCTCCGTGGATTCCCCGAACGGCTTTACGTGGTATGTACCAAATGCGGGGTAGCAAGGGTTAATAAGGATTGGCGAGAATAATAGCTGGGTGATTTTCGATGGAGGTAACCAATAGGGAAGTCTTTGAGATTGCCGTGAACTCCGAGATAAGGGCCAAAGAGGCCTATGAAAAACTCGCTTCGATGACTAGAAGCGACATCATAAGGGACGAACTCCTTTTTCTGGCCAAGGAGGAGGACAAGCACCGCGAGATAATCGAGAAGATGGCCGAGAGCTTTCAAGAGGGGATAACCGAGCCAAAGAAGATAAAGGTCGACGTCATGGCGGAGTTCAAAGTGATAGCCGAGAAGATGGCTGAGGTAATCAAGAAGCCCGATGTTAACATCGACGAGGTCTATGAGATAGCTATGGAAGCTGAGCTCGTCAGCGAGAAGCTCTACAATGAGCTCGCCAACTACGCCGCCACCGAGAAGACGAAACTGGTACTTGAAATGCTCGCCGACATGGAAAGGAACCACTACAACATCCTCAAGAAACAATACGACTACATCATGCGCTACCCAGAGATATACAGGGGGGAGTTCTACGACCAGCTGATGAAGGACATAAACTTCAACTTCTGAGCCGGTTCCATTTTCTTCTTCAATCTTTGATCCTGTTTATCCCCCGAACTCTCCGTTCAGGGCTATCCAGCCCACGTAGATTAGAAACGCCAGCACGGAGTACTCCATGAGTGCCGCGAGCCTTCTGTGGGTCTTTTCCACCTTCTTCGCCAGTACTTCGGTTCCGGCGTAGGTGTGGAGGACGAGGAGTGAAACGAAGCCCAGCTTAACCAGCCGGCTGAGGTGGATTGCCTGGGAGCGTGAGAAGGTTAGAAATCCTAAAGAAGCGTTTCTTGCAGCCTCGCTCGTCAGCCCGTAGCCGCTGATGACCAGCAGGCCCGCCAGAATCAAAAGTGGAAGCGACGTCCACTCAATCACGGTCAGGGCAGTACTCGGCTTCATTTAGCGCCCTCCGGACCCTCTGTATCCGTGTACGCGTAGTCCGGATAACCAACCCGCTCCCACGTGCCTTTGAAGTCGTAATCAACGAGCCTTATAATCTCAATCCCCTTGATCCATTTGTAACCCCACATCCCCGGAACGACCAGCCTCGGCTTTATGGGCTTTCCATTGAACTCATAGGCCACAATGGTATCATCAGTAATCCATCCAACAAGGAGATCTGTTGTATACCCATCATCCGCATAGAGTGCTATTTTGTAGGCGTTATCTTTCACCCCGGCTTTTTTAAGGAGAATCCTAAGGGGGATACCCCTCCATGTGCCGTTTTTTCTCGGTGTTCGTGGGTTATCCACACAGTATAGAGGTGCACTCACGTTCTTTGAAGGGAGCTTTCTCAAGTCGGAGTAGGTCATATTGTACGGTTTCTCGACCAGCCCAGTCACCTGGATAACTCCGGTTGTATTGGCATTATACCTTTCTTTCGGCTCTTTCCCTCCCCTGGCCAGCAAGTACGTGCCGCCAATAAGAAGGAGAAGAACCAAAAATCCAAAGATTTCTTTTCTCATAACCTCACATCCTCGATATCGAATACAGCAGACCAACTCCAATCAGACCGCTCAGCGAGAGGAGAAGCAACGGCCCGGCAACGCTTTTTCCGAGCCCCATTTCGGCCCAGTGGATGTAGAAAACCACCGCGAGAACGCTCTGGAAGAGGAAGACCAGAGAAACCCCAAAGAGTCTCTTTCCCACCCCAGTATTCCTCAGTGAGTAGTAGTTCTTGAGCAGCATGAGGGCCAGTGCGAGTTCAGTTAAGACGATGAGTATGTTCACAATCCAGTATAGCCCCATCATAGGCCATTCCTCCTTAGTATTGACTCTATTTCATTCCAGTTTTTCTCCACTGCCTCACTCGGTATGTATATGGCCCCGTAGTCGTTGCCAACCCTTTCAACGACAC
Coding sequences within it:
- a CDS encoding alpha-amylase family glycosyl hydrolase; translated protein: MIQLVKKAFAALVLLLLFMSTIATGCLQGGSTSTSGHGNSPLSSASLRYRTLKLPSGNHTTLYLGEVLQGACPPGQVRVTFTYHSNGTNVTSVSVRGTFNDWKEWHMKKMADGSWILEICLPPGKYQYKFFIDGKWVKDMSKVDPTADSYVADGYGGKNAVKIVRGERGLNLDYDPSNPAYLSVADNRTVIRFKVTPGEISSATLVTSFGEFKMEKQLWWSSGEMWRAEVPVVKPFKYYFRIERKGSDVLLLNNSAEPFFSFDGVDRFPQVQWVSKAVGYQIFPDRFYNGNKSNDVFALQSDELWLNEMSNERPLLSNWSDPITPLNCCHQYFGGDIAGITDKLNYLSSLGVKLIYLNPIFLSGSVHGYDPYDYYRIDPKFGTNQELKEFLKEAHKRGIRVIFDFVPDHSGIGHWAFLDVAARGRASPYWNWYFIKKWPFKLGDGKAYAGWWGIGSLPKLNTMNPAVESYLLGAVMYWLNFGFDGVRVDTPSDLINADQFFSEMRKRVKEKYPNAYLVGEIWTLSPEWVSGDRFDSLMNYALGRNILLPYAKGSIGGEVTMSMLGKYYAAYGENVVAMGFNLVDSHDTSRVLTDLGGGNLGDTPKPDAVKRLKLLSTLLYTLPGMPVTFQGDECGFLGNKNHYDEQRYPLQWDKCNQSLVDHYRKLAKLRESVPALTSS
- a CDS encoding ferritin family protein gives rise to the protein MEVTNREVFEIAVNSEIRAKEAYEKLASMTRSDIIRDELLFLAKEEDKHREIIEKMAESFQEGITEPKKIKVDVMAEFKVIAEKMAEVIKKPDVNIDEVYEIAMEAELVSEKLYNELANYAATEKTKLVLEMLADMERNHYNILKKQYDYIMRYPEIYRGEFYDQLMKDINFNF
- a CDS encoding molybdopterin-dependent oxidoreductase, which gives rise to MRKEIFGFLVLLLLIGGTYLLARGGKEPKERYNANTTGVIQVTGLVEKPYNMTYSDLRKLPSKNVSAPLYCVDNPRTPRKNGTWRGIPLRILLKKAGVKDNAYKIALYADDGYTTDLLVGWITDDTIVAYEFNGKPIKPRLVVPGMWGYKWIKGIEIIRLVDYDFKGTWERVGYPDYAYTDTEGPEGAK